In Sulfuricurvum sp. IAE1, one DNA window encodes the following:
- the rplU gene encoding 50S ribosomal protein L21 — MYAIIKNGGKQYKVQEGDILLFDKMGLEPKATVEITEVLAVNNGELKTGTPFVAGAVVTAEVINEGRDRKVVIYKKRRRKDSKLKRGFRRDHTRVRITKIAA, encoded by the coding sequence ATGTACGCAATTATCAAAAACGGCGGAAAACAGTACAAAGTTCAAGAGGGTGATATCCTTTTGTTCGACAAAATGGGTCTTGAACCTAAAGCCACCGTCGAAATCACAGAAGTTCTTGCCGTCAACAACGGCGAACTCAAAACCGGTACTCCATTTGTCGCGGGTGCTGTCGTCACTGCAGAAGTTATCAATGAAGGTCGTGACCGCAAAGTCGTGATCTACAAAAAACGCCGCCGTAAAGACAGCAAACTCAAACGTGGTTTCCGTAGAGATCACACACGCGTTCGTATCACGAAGATCGCCGCGTAA
- a CDS encoding flagellar protein FlaG: protein MEVLQSTAKMQQSQMAMPKSGGVEAPSTQNVQQMQQNQMNENKASEKSNEPKIASGDYQKEMEKLVLELNRSLNPFNTSLRFGFDSSSEDFYVSVIDTKTNNMIRRFPAEEAQVILPKIQEINGLLFDESV from the coding sequence ATGGAAGTTCTACAATCAACCGCAAAGATGCAGCAAAGCCAGATGGCGATGCCCAAAAGCGGCGGAGTCGAGGCACCCAGTACACAAAACGTACAGCAGATGCAGCAAAATCAGATGAATGAGAACAAAGCGTCTGAAAAAAGTAACGAGCCAAAAATCGCAAGTGGCGACTATCAAAAAGAGATGGAAAAACTGGTACTCGAGCTGAACCGCTCCCTCAATCCGTTCAATACGTCTCTTCGTTTCGGATTTGACAGCTCGTCGGAAGATTTTTACGTATCGGTGATCGATACAAAAACCAATAACATGATCCGTCGCTTCCCGGCGGAAGAAGCGCAAGTGATTCTTCCCAAGATCCAAGAGATAAACGGCCTGCTTTTTGATGAAAGCGTCTGA
- the rpmA gene encoding 50S ribosomal protein L27, which produces MAHKKGMGSTQNNRDSAGRRLGVKKYGGEFVRAGNIIIRQRGTKVHPGKNIGMGKDHTLYALVDGVVAFERKDKKRKQVSVIPAA; this is translated from the coding sequence ATGGCTCACAAGAAAGGGATGGGTAGTACCCAGAATAACCGTGACTCAGCTGGTCGCAGACTTGGTGTCAAAAAATACGGCGGAGAATTCGTAAGAGCGGGTAACATCATTATCCGTCAGCGTGGTACGAAAGTACACCCCGGCAAAAACATCGGTATGGGTAAAGACCACACTCTGTACGCGTTGGTAGACGGTGTCGTAGCGTTCGAACGCAAAGACAAAAAACGCAAACAGGTTTCTGTTATCCCCGCTGCATAA
- a CDS encoding RidA family protein: protein MQIVQTPNAPAAIGPYSQAMIANGMVFTSGQIALKPSGEMVEGDVKAQCTQVLANLKAVLEAAGSSLDKVVKTTIFLDNMDDFVAVNELYAAAFGNHKPARSTVAVKTLPKNALVEIDAIALI, encoded by the coding sequence ATGCAAATAGTTCAGACACCGAACGCTCCGGCGGCTATCGGGCCGTATTCCCAGGCGATGATCGCCAACGGCATGGTCTTCACGTCGGGGCAAATCGCCCTCAAACCCAGCGGAGAGATGGTGGAAGGAGACGTGAAAGCGCAGTGTACGCAGGTCCTTGCCAATCTCAAAGCGGTTCTCGAAGCGGCGGGCAGTTCGCTGGATAAAGTCGTCAAAACGACCATTTTTTTGGACAATATGGATGATTTTGTCGCGGTAAACGAACTTTATGCGGCGGCTTTCGGGAATCACAAGCCCGCACGTTCCACCGTTGCGGTCAAAACGCTACCGAAAAACGCTCTTGTAGAGATCGATGCGATCGCTTTAATCTAA
- a CDS encoding DUF255 domain-containing protein: MKKIALWLALPLCLMGAEINWNANYAEAQAKAKKESKPMLVIITTEQCRWCRKLEATTLEDDGIISTINGKFAAVHVTRDKSIYPKNLTAKMVPMSYFLDPNGKVLHSMPGYWPTEDYQSILNDALRKYKK; the protein is encoded by the coding sequence ATGAAAAAAATTGCCTTATGGCTCGCACTCCCGCTTTGTCTGATGGGGGCCGAGATCAACTGGAACGCAAACTACGCCGAAGCTCAGGCAAAGGCGAAAAAAGAGTCCAAACCGATGCTGGTCATCATCACGACCGAACAGTGCCGCTGGTGCCGTAAACTCGAGGCGACGACGCTGGAAGACGATGGGATTATTTCGACGATCAACGGTAAATTCGCCGCGGTACACGTTACGCGCGACAAAAGTATTTACCCCAAAAATCTGACCGCCAAAATGGTACCGATGAGTTATTTTCTCGATCCTAACGGGAAAGTCCTTCACTCGATGCCGGGGTATTGGCCGACCGAGGACTACCAGTCGATTTTGAACGACGCTCTACGAAAATACAAGAAATAA
- a CDS encoding argininosuccinate synthase, with protein sequence MKKEVKKVVLAYSGGLDTSVILKWLQDEYKCEVVTFTADIGQGEEVEPARAKALSLGIKPENIYIEDLREEFVRDYVFPMFRANAIYEGEYLLGTSIARPLIAKRQAEIARITGADAVSHGATGKGNDQVRFEMGYLGQNSSLTIIAPWREWDLNSREKLLAYAAEHGIKIEMSGKKSPYSMDANLLHISYEGGILEDPAAEPEESMWRWTVSPENAPDEPEYIEIGYEKGDPVSLNGKTLSPAVMLEQLNIIAGRHGIGRADIVENRYVGMKSRGCYETPGGTIMLRAHRAIESITLDREAAHLKDELMPRYAKLIYNGFWFSPEREMLQAAIDKTQENVRGTVRLKLYKGNVMVVGRSSDVSLFNADYCTFEEDAVYDQKDAAGFIKLNALRFIIAGKARKNK encoded by the coding sequence ATGAAAAAAGAGGTCAAAAAAGTCGTTCTCGCCTATTCCGGCGGATTGGACACCAGCGTTATTTTAAAATGGCTCCAAGATGAATACAAATGCGAAGTCGTTACGTTCACCGCCGATATCGGCCAGGGCGAAGAGGTGGAGCCGGCCCGTGCGAAAGCGCTGAGCCTTGGGATCAAACCTGAAAACATCTATATCGAAGACCTGCGCGAGGAATTCGTTCGCGATTACGTATTCCCCATGTTCCGCGCCAACGCGATCTACGAAGGGGAATATCTCCTGGGAACATCGATCGCACGCCCGCTCATTGCCAAACGTCAGGCCGAAATCGCCCGTATTACCGGTGCGGATGCCGTCAGCCACGGAGCCACCGGTAAAGGAAACGACCAGGTACGTTTTGAAATGGGGTATCTGGGACAAAACAGTTCACTGACCATCATCGCCCCTTGGCGCGAGTGGGATTTGAACTCCCGTGAAAAACTCCTCGCCTATGCCGCCGAGCACGGGATCAAAATCGAAATGAGCGGAAAAAAATCGCCGTATTCGATGGACGCCAACCTGCTTCACATCTCCTATGAGGGGGGAATCCTCGAAGATCCCGCTGCAGAGCCGGAAGAGAGCATGTGGCGCTGGACGGTCTCTCCCGAAAACGCACCGGATGAACCCGAGTACATCGAGATCGGGTACGAAAAAGGAGACCCGGTCAGTCTCAACGGCAAAACCCTCTCGCCTGCGGTTATGCTCGAACAGCTCAATATCATCGCCGGACGTCACGGAATCGGCCGTGCCGACATCGTCGAAAACCGCTACGTCGGTATGAAAAGCCGCGGATGCTACGAAACGCCGGGTGGAACGATCATGCTTCGCGCCCACCGCGCCATCGAATCGATTACCCTCGACCGCGAAGCGGCTCACCTCAAAGACGAGCTGATGCCCCGCTACGCCAAACTGATTTACAACGGTTTCTGGTTCTCACCGGAACGTGAAATGCTCCAGGCCGCCATCGACAAAACCCAGGAAAACGTGCGTGGTACGGTACGTCTTAAACTCTACAAAGGCAATGTCATGGTCGTCGGACGCAGTTCGGACGTATCGCTTTTCAATGCCGATTACTGTACATTTGAAGAAGACGCCGTCTACGATCAAAAAGACGCGGCAGGTTTCATCAAACTCAATGCATTGCGCTTTATCATCGCCGGCAAGGCCCGTAAAAACAAATAA
- a CDS encoding PAS domain-containing protein has product MKRPTPVNEEVLFDGRSLISETDTRGVITYVNRKFTEMTGYTAVEAVGQPHSLLRHPDMPKAAFEGMWKIIQSGKIWEGYVKNLRKDGKFYWVVVHIVPKLDAEGSVIGYIASRKMPDRSRLKIIEAQYKEMLETEKA; this is encoded by the coding sequence ATGAAACGCCCAACACCGGTCAACGAAGAAGTATTATTTGACGGACGCAGCCTGATTTCCGAAACCGATACCAGAGGGGTCATCACCTACGTCAACCGAAAATTTACCGAAATGACCGGGTATACGGCCGTCGAAGCGGTGGGACAACCCCACAGCCTGCTCCGCCATCCTGACATGCCCAAAGCGGCGTTCGAAGGGATGTGGAAAATCATCCAAAGCGGAAAAATCTGGGAGGGGTATGTCAAAAATCTCCGCAAAGACGGAAAATTTTACTGGGTCGTCGTCCATATCGTCCCGAAACTGGACGCCGAAGGAAGCGTGATCGGCTATATCGCCTCACGCAAAATGCCCGACCGCAGCCGCCTCAAAATCATCGAAGCGCAATACAAAGAGATGCTCGAAACCGAGAAGGCTTAA
- the fliS gene encoding flagellar export chaperone FliS, with protein MYNNNLAYNTYIQNDIVVESPAKLVQMMYEGILRFNMQAKRCIETGDIEKRTYWINRSSAVINELIHILDYSHGDVAYYLAGLYNYQLQLLMEAALYKDTAKIDEVNNVMKGLLEAWKESTNVG; from the coding sequence ATGTACAACAACAATCTTGCCTACAATACTTATATTCAAAACGACATCGTCGTTGAATCGCCGGCCAAACTCGTCCAGATGATGTATGAGGGGATTTTGCGTTTCAACATGCAGGCAAAACGGTGCATCGAAACCGGCGATATCGAGAAACGGACCTACTGGATCAACCGTTCTTCCGCCGTCATCAATGAATTGATCCATATTCTCGACTATTCCCACGGAGACGTCGCCTATTACCTGGCGGGCCTGTACAACTACCAGCTTCAACTGCTGATGGAAGCCGCGCTTTATAAAGACACGGCTAAAATCGACGAAGTCAACAATGTTATGAAAGGGCTCCTCGAAGCATGGAAAGAGAGCACAAATGTGGGTTGA
- a CDS encoding MFS transporter: MKRYWALLRNEPLLRRLSAIQLIAYFGAWFSNVAIYTLLIQMGADAATIALVAALHFLPGVFQAPLSGVLVDRIDPRRLMIILTIIEIVCTLSLIGVDSVSMLPLLYLLVFIRMGAASFHFTVEMSLLPRILEGKALQTANEIHSIIWSLSYTLGMALSGVVVYWIGVVPAFLLDAGLFGVVLVLAWGLKLEKKTTAHPSRFTAMMSEAMRYIGRNRVVVHLMLLHAVLGFTAFDALVALTAKHYYADIVAVSLGIGLQNAARALGLVIGPMVLGHWINNARLGWLFVAEAAAIALWSAVMENFYASLAAAVLVGFVTTTLWSYTYTLLQHHTHRDFYGRVVAYNDMIFLGVGALASILIGSLAQRGVSLETITLVLGSVFLAAAVYYGWLRRHYRLKEIE; this comes from the coding sequence ATGAAACGATACTGGGCTCTTTTACGAAACGAACCGCTGCTGCGGCGTCTTTCGGCGATCCAGCTGATCGCCTATTTCGGGGCGTGGTTCAGCAACGTCGCCATCTACACGCTGCTGATCCAGATGGGAGCGGATGCGGCGACGATCGCGCTGGTGGCGGCGCTCCATTTTCTTCCCGGCGTATTCCAGGCTCCGCTGAGCGGGGTTCTGGTGGACCGGATCGACCCCCGACGGCTGATGATTATTCTCACCATTATCGAAATCGTCTGTACCCTCTCCTTGATCGGTGTGGATTCGGTTTCGATGCTCCCTTTGTTGTATCTGCTGGTATTTATCCGGATGGGGGCCGCAAGTTTTCATTTTACCGTGGAGATGTCGCTTCTCCCCCGCATACTCGAAGGAAAGGCGCTGCAAACGGCCAACGAAATCCATTCGATCATCTGGTCGCTGTCCTACACTCTGGGGATGGCCCTCAGCGGGGTTGTCGTTTACTGGATCGGGGTCGTTCCCGCCTTTTTGCTCGATGCGGGATTGTTCGGGGTTGTTTTGGTGTTGGCCTGGGGGCTGAAGCTGGAAAAAAAGACAACGGCCCACCCCTCCCGATTCACCGCGATGATGAGCGAGGCGATGCGCTACATCGGCCGAAACCGGGTCGTCGTTCACCTGATGCTTCTGCACGCGGTGCTGGGGTTTACGGCATTCGACGCGCTGGTAGCGCTGACGGCAAAACACTATTATGCCGACATCGTCGCCGTTTCCTTGGGGATCGGGCTCCAAAACGCCGCGCGCGCACTGGGGCTGGTGATCGGTCCGATGGTGCTGGGACACTGGATTAACAACGCCCGGCTGGGATGGCTGTTCGTCGCCGAAGCGGCGGCAATCGCCCTTTGGTCGGCGGTTATGGAGAATTTTTACGCATCCCTGGCCGCTGCGGTACTGGTCGGATTCGTGACGACAACGTTGTGGTCGTATACCTATACGTTGCTGCAGCATCATACGCACCGTGATTTCTACGGGCGGGTCGTTGCTTACAACGACATGATTTTCCTGGGAGTCGGCGCTTTGGCGTCGATCTTGATAGGGAGCCTCGCGCAGCGGGGCGTTTCACTCGAAACGATCACCCTGGTTTTAGGGAGCGTTTTTCTCGCGGCTGCCGTTTACTACGGCTGGTTACGACGTCATTACAGGCTAAAGGAGATCGAATGA
- the dapE gene encoding succinyl-diaminopimelate desuccinylase — MDVIKLFKKLLESRSVTPEDGGIFNFLEGYLEGFTFVRIDREEVKNLFAYRRFGEGPHLCFAGHVDVVPPGEGWESDPFVATEKEGYIYARGAQDMKSGVAAFVQALKETRTFNGTLSVLLTSDEEGPAKYGTLEVLKYLQAHDMLPDAAIVAEPTCEERFGDAIKVGRRGSINGVIEKHGKQGHAAYPEKATNPIHKVAHVLPHIAGVDLDEGDEYFAPSKFVVTDIRAGMEVTNVTPGKLKLMFNIRNSTKTTMEDVENFVHRYFKEMNYTLKLDQSAKPFVTNADTRIVRTLDASIEKVTGIRPKHSTAGGTSDARFIADYGIDVIEFGVKNDTIHAPNERTSIDEVVKLCEVFSEVIRTY; from the coding sequence TTGGACGTCATCAAACTCTTTAAAAAACTGCTCGAATCGCGCAGCGTCACCCCCGAAGACGGAGGAATTTTCAATTTTCTCGAAGGGTATCTTGAGGGGTTCACCTTCGTCCGGATCGACCGCGAAGAGGTTAAGAACCTTTTTGCCTATCGCCGTTTCGGAGAAGGTCCCCATTTGTGCTTTGCGGGGCATGTCGACGTGGTCCCTCCGGGAGAAGGATGGGAGAGTGATCCTTTCGTCGCGACCGAAAAAGAGGGGTATATCTACGCGCGCGGGGCTCAGGACATGAAAAGCGGGGTCGCCGCGTTCGTACAGGCGCTCAAAGAGACCCGGACGTTCAACGGCACCCTCTCCGTGCTTCTCACTTCGGATGAAGAGGGGCCGGCCAAGTACGGAACCCTCGAAGTGCTCAAATACCTTCAGGCCCATGACATGCTTCCCGATGCGGCGATTGTCGCCGAACCGACCTGCGAAGAGCGCTTCGGTGACGCGATCAAGGTGGGCCGTCGCGGTTCGATCAACGGCGTCATCGAAAAACACGGGAAACAGGGGCATGCGGCGTATCCCGAAAAAGCGACCAACCCGATCCATAAAGTTGCCCACGTTCTCCCCCATATCGCTGGGGTCGATCTGGATGAGGGGGACGAGTATTTTGCTCCCAGCAAATTCGTCGTTACCGATATCCGTGCCGGAATGGAGGTGACCAACGTCACCCCCGGAAAGCTCAAGCTGATGTTCAATATCCGCAACTCGACCAAAACGACGATGGAAGATGTCGAGAACTTTGTCCACCGCTATTTCAAAGAGATGAACTATACTCTCAAGCTCGACCAGTCGGCGAAGCCTTTTGTCACCAACGCCGATACCCGGATCGTTCGTACCCTCGACGCATCGATCGAAAAAGTGACGGGAATCCGACCCAAACATTCAACCGCGGGAGGGACTTCCGATGCCCGTTTCATTGCCGATTACGGGATCGATGTCATCGAATTCGGTGTGAAGAACGATACGATCCACGCCCCGAACGAACGGACGTCGATCGATGAGGTCGTGAAACTCTGCGAGGTTTTCTCCGAAGTTATCCGGACATACTGA
- a CDS encoding MATE family efflux transporter: MKRHVLRLAVPAALKHLLDIIQILIDMMMVGVLGAAALAAVGLSMQFMMVIQAMMTLFGVGSSALIARYIGSGRRNRASAVVYAGGWIALAGSVGIGSIGWFYAADFFRWMGSDGDVIALGSDYFQILCLGMGLIFLDTLAYNALSAAGDTKSSLVIKIFSALLNAGLNYLFIFGHGGFEPMGVAGAAYATVCAYGFGIAAYGWLLFRKGGVLDVYPLFVWADVRRIFSIGLPAAFERVVGVSSFLLFVVIIASYGTQALAGYQIGLRIEALAFMPGFGFSVAAMVLAGQFIGARRYDDAYASGVISAKIAMVFMGTVGVVLVALPEYLAAIFTDDAATIEYASIYLRLVGISQVPLALTFVLSGALRGSGATKTTMRISILSLWLFRIIPSYLVMKGGLGIFWVYVAMTVETFIKGWWFWRVYRARGWLETKIRS; this comes from the coding sequence ATGAAGCGCCATGTTTTGCGCCTTGCCGTTCCGGCGGCGTTGAAGCATCTTCTTGATATTATCCAGATCCTCATCGACATGATGATGGTAGGGGTATTGGGGGCTGCGGCCCTCGCGGCGGTCGGGCTGTCGATGCAGTTTATGATGGTGATACAGGCGATGATGACTCTTTTTGGGGTCGGATCAAGCGCCCTGATCGCGCGTTACATCGGGAGCGGCCGGCGTAACAGGGCGTCGGCCGTCGTTTATGCCGGAGGCTGGATAGCCCTTGCCGGTTCCGTGGGGATCGGAAGCATCGGATGGTTTTATGCGGCCGATTTCTTTCGCTGGATGGGTTCGGATGGCGACGTCATCGCCCTGGGCAGTGACTACTTTCAGATATTGTGTCTTGGGATGGGGCTGATTTTTCTCGATACGCTGGCATACAACGCTCTTTCCGCTGCCGGGGACACTAAAAGTTCTCTGGTCATCAAAATATTTTCGGCCTTGTTGAACGCGGGGCTGAATTATCTCTTTATTTTCGGTCACGGCGGTTTCGAGCCGATGGGGGTCGCGGGGGCCGCATACGCCACCGTATGCGCGTACGGGTTCGGTATCGCGGCATACGGATGGCTGTTGTTTCGAAAGGGCGGTGTTCTGGACGTTTACCCCCTTTTCGTATGGGCGGATGTACGCCGGATATTCTCAATCGGGCTGCCCGCGGCGTTTGAACGGGTTGTCGGCGTCTCGTCGTTTTTGCTGTTTGTGGTCATCATCGCCTCGTACGGAACGCAGGCGCTGGCGGGGTATCAGATCGGATTGCGGATCGAAGCGCTGGCGTTTATGCCGGGATTCGGATTCTCGGTAGCCGCCATGGTGCTGGCCGGTCAGTTCATCGGCGCTCGTCGATACGACGATGCTTACGCTTCGGGAGTGATCAGTGCGAAAATCGCGATGGTGTTCATGGGAACGGTGGGGGTTGTTCTGGTCGCTCTCCCTGAATACCTTGCCGCGATTTTTACCGATGACGCCGCAACGATCGAGTATGCGTCCATCTATTTGAGACTCGTAGGGATTTCACAGGTTCCGCTCGCACTGACGTTCGTCCTCAGCGGGGCGTTGCGTGGTTCGGGAGCGACGAAAACGACGATGAGGATATCGATTCTTTCGCTGTGGCTGTTCCGGATCATCCCCTCGTATCTTGTGATGAAGGGGGGGCTGGGAATCTTCTGGGTTTATGTCGCGATGACGGTGGAGACATTTATCAAGGGATGGTGGTTCTGGCGGGTTTACCGTGCGCGGGGATGGCTCGAGACGAAAATCCGATCTTAA
- a CDS encoding amidohydrolase translates to MKALRHSLFEAIGDLETRAVTIRHELHSHPELSGKEEKTKYFLKGILEAEGIDVFGFEGHHGLVAQITVDPAKPYVALRADMDALPIEERNALPYASREKGVMHACGHDAHTAIVLGTALALNRMRDKLSGNVRFIFQPAEEVMEGGSSQMIEDGCLDNVSAIFGLHAYPYLPTGKIGYKKGVMLASADTFEIEIFGRSSHAARPHEGVDAILVTSMAVNSLNHIVSRQIDPLHPAVISLGTIEGGRAPNVICDHVRLRGTVRTVNHDVRRRIPEMMEISVKGICQSMHADYRFRYDFGTPEVRNDDAMVDFLVREASSLLGSENCIDLVDPVMGGEDFGRYLEKVPGAFFRLGTCNEIKGTCVAQHNSRFNVDDDALAVGMKVLGLLALGSM, encoded by the coding sequence ATGAAAGCGTTACGTCATTCTTTGTTTGAAGCGATCGGCGATCTCGAAACACGGGCGGTTACCATACGTCACGAACTCCATTCTCACCCGGAGCTGTCGGGAAAAGAGGAAAAGACCAAATATTTTCTCAAAGGGATTCTCGAGGCCGAAGGTATCGATGTATTCGGCTTCGAAGGCCATCACGGGCTCGTCGCCCAGATTACCGTCGATCCCGCGAAACCGTACGTGGCATTGCGCGCGGACATGGACGCGCTCCCGATCGAGGAACGCAATGCGCTCCCTTACGCATCGCGTGAAAAAGGGGTGATGCACGCATGCGGGCACGACGCCCACACGGCGATCGTACTGGGAACGGCACTGGCGCTGAACCGAATGCGGGACAAACTGAGCGGGAACGTACGGTTTATTTTTCAACCCGCAGAAGAGGTCATGGAAGGAGGAAGTTCCCAGATGATCGAGGACGGATGCCTGGATAACGTCAGTGCGATCTTCGGTCTCCATGCCTATCCCTATCTGCCGACGGGAAAGATAGGATATAAAAAAGGGGTGATGCTCGCCTCCGCCGATACCTTCGAAATCGAGATCTTCGGCCGAAGTTCACATGCCGCCCGCCCCCATGAAGGAGTTGATGCGATTCTTGTTACATCGATGGCCGTCAACTCCCTCAACCATATCGTCTCCCGTCAAATCGACCCGCTCCATCCAGCCGTCATTTCACTGGGAACGATCGAAGGGGGACGCGCGCCCAACGTCATCTGCGACCACGTCCGACTTCGCGGGACAGTCCGTACCGTCAACCACGACGTACGGCGACGTATTCCCGAAATGATGGAGATCTCCGTGAAAGGAATCTGCCAGTCGATGCACGCCGACTACCGCTTCCGTTACGATTTCGGTACTCCCGAAGTGCGAAACGACGACGCGATGGTCGATTTTCTCGTACGGGAAGCCTCGTCGCTCCTGGGAAGCGAAAACTGCATCGACCTCGTCGATCCCGTCATGGGAGGGGAAGATTTCGGACGTTACCTCGAAAAAGTTCCGGGCGCTTTTTTCCGCCTCGGGACCTGCAATGAGATTAAAGGGACCTGCGTGGCGCAGCACAACAGCCGCTTTAACGTTGACGACGACGCCCTTGCGGTCGGAATGAAAGTGCTGGGGTTGCTGGCGCTGGGGAGCATGTAA
- a CDS encoding GNAT family N-acetyltransferase translates to MASSHPEDTVEIAVRAFIPSDAEGISQLIRRNYGDTYHKRFAYDPDAIRQMNESGRIASVVAHYYETVIGHFALIPSASSSIAEIGIAAVDPAFKHLGVMNRMFDLLCSLAGSMRLNALYGEAIMLHPFSQRANLHHGMTETAVLLGEVPSTIEIEHRYKDAQRSGAMVSYLFFDRDERSLVLPERYRAIIAATYERAKLPFNETPILPAGGSAAAYRYNGALEIGSLLIDTPLCAEDLESALDALLSEGCAMIYADINLQRFGNIDETVELLNRSGFFYAGVMYSLHRGQDYLRLQRKNTRNVDEERLHCYSAFGKYLLEFILEDERRISMSG, encoded by the coding sequence ATGGCCTCCTCTCACCCCGAGGATACGGTAGAAATCGCCGTACGGGCGTTCATCCCTTCGGATGCGGAGGGGATTTCGCAGCTTATCCGGCGCAATTACGGCGACACCTACCACAAACGTTTTGCATACGATCCCGATGCGATACGGCAAATGAACGAATCGGGCCGTATCGCATCGGTCGTGGCCCATTACTACGAAACCGTCATCGGCCATTTCGCGCTGATCCCCTCAGCAAGCTCTTCGATTGCCGAAATCGGGATCGCCGCCGTCGATCCGGCGTTCAAACATCTGGGGGTGATGAACCGGATGTTCGATCTGCTCTGCTCGCTTGCCGGGTCCATGCGGCTCAACGCCCTCTACGGCGAAGCGATCATGCTCCACCCTTTCAGCCAGAGGGCCAATCTCCATCACGGGATGACCGAAACCGCCGTACTCCTGGGAGAAGTCCCCTCGACCATCGAAATCGAGCACCGCTACAAAGACGCTCAACGCAGCGGAGCAATGGTTTCGTATCTGTTTTTCGACCGCGACGAACGTTCACTGGTACTTCCCGAACGGTATCGCGCAATCATCGCCGCCACCTATGAACGCGCGAAGCTCCCCTTCAACGAGACGCCGATCCTTCCGGCCGGGGGTTCGGCTGCCGCGTACCGTTACAACGGCGCATTGGAAATCGGATCGCTCCTCATCGATACCCCCCTCTGTGCGGAAGATTTAGAAAGTGCCCTCGACGCACTCTTGTCTGAAGGCTGTGCGATGATCTATGCCGACATCAATCTTCAACGGTTTGGGAACATCGATGAAACGGTAGAGCTGCTTAACCGCAGCGGATTTTTTTATGCGGGGGTGATGTATTCGCTGCACCGGGGTCAGGATTATCTGCGCCTCCAGCGGAAAAATACGCGTAACGTCGACGAAGAACGGCTTCATTGCTATTCGGCATTCGGAAAATATCTGCTGGAGTTCATCCTGGAGGACGAACGGCGTATCAGTATGTCCGGATAA